In the Paroedura picta isolate Pp20150507F chromosome 15, Ppicta_v3.0, whole genome shotgun sequence genome, one interval contains:
- the LOC143824609 gene encoding myeloperoxidase-like, which produces MAAMGWLFFWGFLMVVKHIQTVDPSFQEVTEKLKTATLLKSVRNAKELVDASYRRTQQSLEETLNKKTLSPVDLLMLSRQPSERAKQAARAADYLHVTLDLLKEKLKQEIPGDFKLQDVLTSAHIQTIYKATGCAQQMKKTCNCDEKSPYRTITGECNNLRSPVLGASNRPYARWLPQQYEDGISVPRGWTESKLYSGFPLPLVRAVSNEIVSLHQARFTEDQHRSVMFMQWGQFMVHDLDLGLDDQTMNCNTCDKVHPCFPIKLPSNDPRAVNISCLPFRRSASVCDSSFAIRNQINQITSFLDGSQVYGNEDDRAMDLRSRSGGLLAINQQKDKDLAFLPFLPKNKSASCLRTDPEHKTPCSLAGDIRVDEMPVLIVLHTLFLREHNRLATELKRLNPRWEHERLYQEARKIVGAVMQKITYTDYLPGVLGFTPLKRYQGYNSTVDPRIASVFTNAFRFGHTTVRPEVNRLDSRYKLVSRIPLQKQFNAPWSIVRQGGIDPVLRGALAKPAKLFRQDQFVVDALRNHLFEQFVSAGLDLPSINMQRGRDHGLPVYNTWRSFCGLSQPHNEAELAAVLKNRELAKKFIKLYGTPENIDLWVGAVAEPAVPNGRVGPLLSCIFRQQFTNIRDGDRFWWENPRVFTATQRKALSAVTLSRIICDNSHLREVPKNVFRANQFPRDFVSCNAIPRLSLFAWKEK; this is translated from the exons ATGGCAG CTATGGGCTGGCTCTTCTTTTGGGGGTTCCTCATGGTGGTGAAACACATCCAGACAGTGGACCCTTCCTTCCAAG AGGTCACAGAGAAGCTGAAAACAGCAACCCTTCTCAAAAGCGTGAGGAACGCCAAGGAGCTGGTTGATGCGTCCTACAGGCGGACTCAGCAGAG TTTGGAAGAAACGCTGAACAAAAAGACCCTCAGCCCTGTAGACCTCTTGATGTTGTCTAGGCAGCCCAGTGAAAGAGCCAAGCAGGCGGCCAGAGCTGCCGATTACCTGCACGTCACCCTGGACCTCCTGAAAGAGAAGCTGAAGCAGGAAATCCCAGGGGATTTTAAACTCCAAG ATGTGCTCACATCAGCCCACATTCAAACCATCTACAAGGCAACCGGATGTGCCCAGCAAATGAAGAAGACATGCAACTGTGATGAGAAGTCTCCCTACCGGACCATTACAGGAGAATGCAATAACTT AAGAAGCCCCGTTTTGGGAGCTTCGAACCGGCCTTACGCCAGGTGGCTTCCCCAGCAGTATGAAGACGGCATCTCTGTCCCACGCGGCTGGACGGAATCCAAGCTGTATTCTGGATTTCCTCTTCCCTTG GTCCGAGCTGTGTCCAATGAGATTGTCAGCTTGCATCAGGCCCGGTTCACTGAGGACCAACACCGATCTGTCATGTTCATGCAATGGGGCCAGTTTATGGTCCATGATTTGGATCTGGGCTTGGATGACCAGACAATGAATTGCAACACATGTGACAAAGTTCATCCTTGCTTCCCCATCAAG TTACCTTCCAATGACCCCCGGGCTGTGAACATAAGCTGCCTTCCCTTCAGACGTTCTGCCTCGGTCTGTGATAGCAGCTTTGCCATTCGAAACCAGATCAACCAGATCACATCCTTTCTTGACGGTAGCCAGGTGTATGGAAATGAAGACGACAGGGCAATGGACCTGAGGTCACGCAGCGGTGGTTTATTGGCCATAAACCAGCAAAAGGACAAAGACTtggctttccttcccttccttcccaagaACAAGTCAGCTTCCTGCCTTCGAACAGATCCGGAGCACAAAACCCCCTGCTCCCTTGCAG GGGACATTCGGGTGGACGAAATGCCAGTCTTGATCGTGCTGCACACCCTTTTCCTGCGGGAGCACAACCGCCTGGCCACCGAGCTGAAGAGATTGAACCCGCGATGGGAACACGAGAGGCTGTACCAGGAGGCCCGGAAAATTGTAGGGGCTGTCATGCAG AAAATAACGTACACGGATTATCTGCCGGGAGTTCTGGGATTCACCCCCCTGAAACGCTACCAGGGCTACAACTCCACTGTGGACCCTCGAATTGCCTCCGTCTTCACAAATGCCTTCCGTTTTGGGCACACTACAGTCCGACCGGAGGTGAACCGCCTGGATTCCCGTTACAAGCTTGTGAGCCGAATCCCTCTTCAGAAGCAGTTCAATGCTCCGTGGAGTATCGTGAGACAAG GAGGAATCGACCCCGTCCTGCGGGGTGCGTTGGCCAAGCCCGCCAAATTGTTCAGACAAGACCAGTTTGTAGTAGATGCGCTGAGGAACCATTTGTTTGAGCAGTTTGTCAGTGCAGGACTGGATTTGCCTTCTATAAACATGCAGCGTGGCCGGGATCATGGCCTACCAG TTTACAACACCTGGAGGAGCTTCTGCGGCCTCTCCCAGCCGCATAACGAGGCTGAACTTGCCGCAGTTCTCAAAAATAGAGAGCTGGCAAAGAAGTTCATCAAACTTTATGGGACACCTGAGAACATTGACCTCTGGGTTGGAGCTGTGGCTGAACCCGCGGTCCCCAACGGCAGGGTCGGCCCTCTCCTTTCGTGTATCTTCCGCCAACAGTTCACAAACATCCGCGATGGGGACAG ATTCTGGTGGGAGAATCCCAGGGTCTTTACCGCTACACAACGAAAGGCCCTCAGTGCCGTCACCTTGTCCCGAATCATCTGTGACAACAGCCACCTTCGGGAGGTACCCAAGAACGTTTTCCGGGCCAACCAATTCCCTCGAGACTTTGTCAGCTGCAACGCTATTCCCAGACTCAGCCTCTTCGCCTGGAAAGAAAAATGA